Proteins co-encoded in one Eschrichtius robustus isolate mEscRob2 chromosome 8, mEscRob2.pri, whole genome shotgun sequence genomic window:
- the XRCC2 gene encoding DNA repair protein XRCC2 translates to MCSDFHRAESGTELLARLEGRSSLKEIEPHLFADEDSPVHGEILEFHGPEGTGKTEMLYHLTARCILPKSEGGLGGEVLFIDTDYHFDILRLVTVLEHRLSESSEEAIKHCLGRFFLVYCSSSTQLLLTLYSLETMFCSHPSLCLLILDSLSAFYWIDRVNGGESVNLQESTLKKCSQLLEKLVNEYRLALFATTQSIMQKTSNSAEGPSCAFNRQSDVDVDYRPYLCKAWQQVVKHRIFFSKQGDSKTSNQFSLVSRHLKSNNLKKHFFIIGESGVEFC, encoded by the exons ATGTGTAGTGACTTCCATAGGGCTGAATCTGGGACGGAG CTCCTTGCCCGACTGGAAGGTAGAAGTTCCTTGAAAGAAATAGAACCACATCTGTTTGCTGATGAAGATTCACCTGTGCATG GTGAAATTCTTGAATTTCATGGTCCAGAAGGAACAGGAAAAACAGAAATGCTTTATCATTTAACAGCACGATGTATACTTCCGAAATCGGAAGGCGGACTGGGAGGGGAAGTCTTGTTTATTGACACAGATTACCACTTCGATATACTTCGGCTCGTCACGGTTCTTGAGCACAGACTCTCCGAAAGCTCTGAAGAAGCCATAAAACACTGCCTTGGGAGATTTTTTCTGGTGTACTGCAGTAGCAGCACCCAGTTACTTCTCACACTGTACTCACTAGAAACTATGTTCTGTAGTCACCCCTCTCTCTGCCTGTTGATTTTGGATAGCCTGTCAGCTTTTTATTGGATAGACCGTGTCAATGGAGGAGAAAGTGTTAACTTACAGGAGTCCACTCTGAAGAAATGTTCCCAACTCTTAGAGAAGCTGGTGAATGAGTATCGATTGGCTCTTTTTGCAACAACACAAAGTATAATGCAGAAAACCTCAAACTCAGCAGAAGGGCCTTCTTGTGCCTTTAATCGCCAGAGTGATGTGGATGTAGACTATAGACCCTATCTCTGTAAGGCGTGGCAACAAGTGGTAAAGCATAGAATATTCTTCTCCAAACAAGGTGATTCCAAAACCAGCAACCAGTTTTCTTTAGTTTCACgtcatttaaaaagtaacaacttaaaaaaacatttttttattattggagAAAGTGGTGTTGAGTTTTGTTGA